The following proteins come from a genomic window of Flavobacteriales bacterium:
- the rlmD gene encoding 23S rRNA (uracil(1939)-C(5))-methyltransferase RlmD, with amino-acid sequence MGRKRKKIVLENVHISDAGAKGKAITRLENGLVLFVEGAVPGDVCDVLVHKKRRSFLEGKPVKFHSFSERRREAKCEHFGLCGGCKWQFMGYEHQLEFKQKEVMDSLNRIGGLDLPEVNPIMGCENEFRYRNKMDFAFTNRRWITEEESAEGKEIYNRNGAGFRVSGFWDKVINLNECHLQAEPSNAIRKAARDYAIENELDFFDIAEKEGFLRALTIRMSSTGEIMVLFQFFYEDESKRLGLLNYIEEQFPEITSLLYTINDKGNETIFDLDIITFSGADCIYEEMEGLKFKIGPKSFYQTNSKQAYELYKITREFAQIEKNDIVYDLYTGTGTIAQFVGKNALKVIGVESVPEAIEAAKENAKNNGIDNCKFYVGDMKEIFTEDFIRKNGKPDVIITDPPRDGMHKKVVGQLLDVNPKRIVYVSCNPATQARDLALMNEHYKVTKVQPVDMFPQTFHVENVVLLEKR; translated from the coding sequence ATGGGAAGAAAGCGTAAAAAGATAGTTTTAGAAAATGTTCATATTTCTGATGCAGGAGCTAAAGGAAAAGCAATTACTCGTCTAGAAAATGGATTAGTTCTTTTTGTTGAAGGAGCCGTTCCTGGTGATGTATGTGATGTATTAGTTCATAAAAAAAGACGTTCTTTTTTGGAAGGTAAGCCTGTTAAATTTCATTCTTTTTCTGAAAGAAGACGAGAAGCTAAATGCGAGCATTTTGGTCTGTGCGGTGGTTGTAAATGGCAATTTATGGGCTATGAGCATCAACTAGAATTCAAACAAAAAGAGGTAATGGATTCTTTGAATAGAATTGGTGGTTTAGACTTACCTGAAGTCAATCCTATTATGGGTTGTGAGAATGAGTTCCGCTATAGAAACAAAATGGACTTTGCCTTTACAAATAGACGTTGGATAACTGAAGAAGAAAGTGCGGAAGGCAAAGAAATATACAACCGAAATGGTGCTGGTTTTAGAGTTTCTGGATTTTGGGACAAAGTCATTAACCTTAATGAATGTCATCTTCAAGCAGAACCATCTAACGCCATACGCAAAGCAGCTCGAGACTATGCTATTGAAAATGAACTCGATTTTTTTGATATTGCTGAAAAAGAAGGTTTTTTAAGAGCGCTTACCATTCGAATGAGCAGTACAGGAGAAATTATGGTTCTTTTCCAATTCTTTTATGAAGATGAATCGAAAAGGTTAGGATTACTCAACTACATTGAAGAACAATTTCCTGAAATCACATCTTTATTATATACCATTAACGATAAGGGCAATGAAACGATATTCGATTTAGATATTATCACTTTTAGTGGTGCTGACTGTATCTATGAAGAAATGGAAGGTTTAAAATTTAAAATTGGACCCAAGTCATTTTATCAAACCAATTCCAAACAAGCTTACGAACTGTATAAAATAACTAGAGAATTTGCCCAAATAGAGAAAAATGATATTGTTTACGATTTGTATACCGGAACAGGTACTATTGCTCAATTCGTTGGTAAAAATGCTCTTAAAGTGATTGGTGTAGAGTCTGTACCTGAAGCTATTGAAGCGGCTAAAGAAAATGCTAAAAATAATGGTATAGACAATTGTAAATTCTACGTGGGTGATATGAAAGAAATATTCACCGAAGATTTTATACGCAAGAACGGAAAGCCAGATGTGATAATTACTGACCCTCCTAGAGATGGAATGCATAAAAAAGTAGTTGGTCAATTATTAGATGTAAACCCTAAACGTATTGTTTATGTAAGTTGTAACCCTGCAACACAAGCTAGAGATTTGGCATTAATGAACGAACACTACAAAGTGACTAAAGTTCAGCCCGTTGATATGTTTCCTCAAACTTTCCACGTTGAAAATGTAGTGCTGCTTGAAAAAAGGTAA
- the rocD gene encoding ornithine--oxo-acid transaminase → MYSSQELIEIEEKYGAHNYHPLPVVLSKGKGVYVWDVEGKQYFDFLSAYSAVNQGHCHPKIIKALTDQASTLTLTSRAFHNDILGQYEKFITHLFGYDKVLPMNTGVEGGETANKLARKWGYMKKGIAENKARIIFAKGNFWGRTLAAISSSDDPTSYKGFGPYMPGYDLIPYNNLDALERELKDPNVCAFMVEPIQGEAGVVVPDQGYLAGVRALCTKYNVLFIADEVQTGIARTGKMLACDFEDARPDILILGKALSGGVLPVSAVLADDDVMLCIKPGEHGSTFGGNPLACKVAQAALEVVIDENLAQKAEELGHIFRDELQQRLGHLNIVSKIRGKGLLNAIVINDTEDSSTAWDMCMSLRDNGLLAKPTHGNIIRFAPPLVITKEQLLECVNIIENTIKSFEK, encoded by the coding sequence ATGTACTCATCACAAGAACTCATTGAAATAGAAGAAAAATATGGTGCTCACAACTACCACCCACTACCTGTTGTTTTATCAAAAGGTAAAGGTGTGTATGTTTGGGATGTTGAAGGAAAACAATATTTTGATTTTCTGTCTGCCTATTCGGCTGTCAATCAAGGCCATTGCCACCCTAAAATTATAAAAGCACTTACGGACCAAGCCTCAACTTTGACGCTTACTTCTAGAGCTTTTCACAATGATATTCTTGGTCAATATGAAAAATTCATTACCCATTTGTTCGGCTATGATAAGGTTCTGCCTATGAATACAGGAGTTGAAGGTGGAGAAACAGCTAATAAATTAGCTCGTAAGTGGGGTTATATGAAAAAAGGAATTGCTGAAAATAAAGCACGTATTATTTTTGCAAAAGGCAATTTTTGGGGGAGAACATTAGCCGCTATTTCTAGTTCTGATGACCCTACATCTTACAAAGGTTTTGGTCCTTACATGCCGGGTTATGATTTAATACCATACAACAACTTAGATGCTTTAGAAAGGGAATTAAAAGACCCTAACGTTTGTGCTTTTATGGTAGAACCTATTCAAGGTGAAGCAGGTGTTGTTGTCCCTGACCAAGGGTATTTAGCAGGTGTTCGTGCTTTGTGTACAAAGTATAACGTTTTGTTTATAGCTGATGAAGTTCAAACGGGTATTGCTAGAACAGGTAAAATGTTAGCTTGTGATTTTGAAGACGCAAGACCTGATATTTTAATTCTAGGAAAAGCCTTGTCAGGAGGTGTATTACCTGTTTCTGCTGTTTTAGCTGACGATGATGTGATGTTATGCATTAAGCCTGGCGAACACGGTTCTACTTTTGGGGGAAATCCTTTGGCATGTAAAGTAGCTCAAGCAGCTCTTGAAGTTGTAATTGATGAAAATTTAGCCCAAAAAGCTGAGGAATTGGGTCATATTTTCAGAGATGAATTACAGCAACGTTTAGGTCATTTGAATATCGTTTCAAAAATTAGAGGAAAAGGGCTGTTAAATGCCATAGTAATCAACGATACAGAAGATAGTTCAACAGCTTGGGATATGTGTATGTCATTAAGGGATAATGGACTTTTAGCAAAGCCTACGCATGGAAATATCATTCGTTTTGCTCCACCATTGGTCATTACTAAAGAACAGCTTTTAGAGTGTGTCAATATCATAGAAAACACTATAAAATCTTTTGAAAAATAA
- a CDS encoding SAM-dependent methyltransferase, producing the protein MLDKEFWNNRYRTAQTGWDIGYPSTPLKTFIDSVEDKDINILIPGCGRAYEAEYLHQIGFKKVTILDFSPLALGEFSKRVPSFPKAQLIEVDFFEHQGQYDLILEQTFFCAISPNLRKDYVKHTSDLLNKNGKIVGLLFAEEFGNDHPPFGGSKEEYQKLFSSHYDIEYMQIADNSIEARKGRELFISLKKQDCLT; encoded by the coding sequence ATGTTAGATAAAGAATTTTGGAATAATCGTTATAGGACAGCACAAACTGGTTGGGATATTGGCTATCCTTCCACCCCTCTAAAGACCTTCATTGATAGTGTAGAAGATAAAGACATAAACATCCTAATACCTGGCTGTGGAAGAGCTTATGAGGCTGAATACCTACACCAAATAGGTTTTAAAAAGGTAACTATCCTTGACTTCTCCCCATTAGCTTTAGGTGAATTTTCAAAGCGAGTCCCTAGTTTTCCAAAAGCTCAATTAATAGAAGTTGACTTCTTTGAACATCAAGGACAATATGACCTCATTTTAGAACAAACCTTTTTCTGCGCCATAAGCCCTAATTTAAGAAAGGATTATGTGAAGCATACTTCAGATTTACTGAATAAAAATGGAAAAATTGTTGGCTTATTGTTTGCTGAAGAATTTGGAAACGACCACCCACCATTTGGAGGAAGCAAAGAAGAATATCAAAAACTCTTTTCTTCTCATTACGACATAGAATACATGCAAATCGCTGACAATTCCATAGAAGCTAGAAAAGGTAGAGAGTTATTTATTTCTTTAAAAAAACAAGATTGCTTAACTTAG